A genomic window from Candidatus Thiocaldithrix dubininis includes:
- a CDS encoding LEA type 2 family protein produces MNLKKLSATLMLISISAACSSVSNVVEPPKVVVQQVTLQHLSLRETTGLVTLNVTNPNAFTLPLQGVSYHLRLNGVAVASGEQAQNMSLPSQRPVLVEIPVRLQVGEILRLAPMLWRDRQANYQLDGAVRLPMLSVPFQRQGAIGVQQ; encoded by the coding sequence ATGAATTTAAAAAAACTTAGCGCCACGCTTATGTTAATCAGCATAAGCGCCGCTTGTAGTAGTGTTTCCAATGTGGTTGAGCCACCGAAAGTAGTGGTTCAACAAGTGACTTTACAGCATTTATCCTTACGTGAAACTACCGGCTTAGTCACTTTAAACGTTACCAATCCCAACGCCTTTACCTTACCGCTGCAAGGTGTGAGTTATCATTTACGCTTAAATGGTGTCGCGGTGGCAAGTGGCGAACAAGCACAGAATATGAGCTTGCCTTCTCAACGCCCAGTGTTAGTCGAGATTCCAGTACGCTTACAAGTCGGCGAAATCTTAAGACTCGCGCCTATGCTCTGGCGTGATCGACAAGCGAATTATCAATTAGACGGGGCGGTACGTTTGCCCATGTTAAGCGTGCCGTTTCAACGACAAGGTGCTATTGGAGTACAGCAATGA